Below is a window of Halobaculum lipolyticum DNA.
GAGCAGTTCGGCCCGCACGAGGGCGACCGGATCGCCATCGCCCACGGGAAACCGAGCGGCCGACTCATCGTCCTCGGGCGCGGCGAGGTGACGGAGGTCGACCCAGCCGACGGCTCGCTCACCCTCGAACGCCGGATGAGCGCCGGCGGGCGCTACGACGCGCTGGGCGTCCGCCGCGAGTCCGGCGACGTGGCGACGACGACGTTCCGCGAGGGCCGGTGGTGGTACCCGACGGTGTACCGGAGCGCCGACGGCGAGCGCAAGGGGACGTACGTGAACGTCTGCACGCCGGTCGAGGCGTTCCCCGACTCGGTCCGCTACGTCGACCTCCACGTCGACGTGGTGAAACACGCCGACGGCACCGTCGAGCGCGTCGACGACGACGAACTCGACGAGGCGGTCGCCGACGGGGAGGTCACCGAGGAACTGGCCGAGAAGGCCCGCGACGTCGCCTCGGCGCTGGAACGCGCGCTGTAGGGGCGCCGCCACGAACCCGCCGCGGTCGCGGCGGGCTCCTCACTCCAGTTTCCGGATCGTTCGCGCCGGGTTGCCGCCGACGACCGTGTCCGCCGGCACGTCGCTGGTCACGACCGCGCCCGACCCGACGACCGCGCGGTCGCCGACCGTGACGCCGGGATTCAGGACGGCCCGCCCGCCGATCCAGACGTCGTCGCCGACGGCGACCGCCTCGCCGGACTCGCTCCCCCGGCGCGCCTCCGCGTCCAGCGGGTGGGTCGCGGTGTAGACGTGGACGCCCGGCCCGAGTTTGCAGTGGTCCCCGAACGTCACGGGCGCCACGTCGAGCACGACGCAGTCGACGTTGGCGTAGAACGCGTCGCCGACGCGGATGTTGTACCCGTAGTCACACCGGAACGGCGGCTCGACGGCGGCGCCGGCGCCGACCTCGCCGAACAGCTCCGCGAGGAGGTCGCGGCGGCGGTCCGTCTCGTCGGGGGCGGTGTCGCCGTACTCGCTCGTGAGTCGGCGGGCACGCTGGCGGTCGGCGACCAGTTCCGGGTCGTCGGGGTCGTACGGCTCGCCGGCGGTCATGCGTTCGCGTTCGCTCGCCACGGGAGCGCCGTCGCGGCCGGGGGAGAACAAACCACGGGTCGGGGTCGCGCCGGCCGGCGCCGCTCAGAAGTGGTCGGCCGACTCCGAGGAGAACTGGAGGTCGCCGCCGCGGCCGCCCTCGACGGTGCTGGAGCCCATGTCGCCGGTGTCGGGCACCTTCACGTGGACCTCGTCGACCTCGTCGAAGTCCATGATCAGGTCGCGCTTGATGTTCTGTGCGGTGATGTCCGAGATGCCGCAGCCGGAGCACGTCCCCCCGAGTTCCACGACGACGACCCCCTCCTCGGGGTCGGCCTCGCGCACGACGCTCGTCCCGCCGTGCATCTGGATGATCGGCATCTGCCCGACCATCCACGTCTCGACGCGCTCCGCGAGGTCGCTCATGCCTCCGACTTGGGCGCGGGAGGCTTGAAAGCTTGCGGTTCCGCGACACCCCCGACCCCCGGAAGAAACTCCCTCACGGTCGTTCGAGACGGATCCGGCCGGGGCGGCCGGCACGGTCCGACCGGTCACTCGTCGTCGCGGTCGGCGCCCGTCCGGCGCCCGGTCCGGCGAACCGCCAGTGCG
It encodes the following:
- a CDS encoding maltose acetyltransferase domain-containing protein, whose amino-acid sequence is MASERERMTAGEPYDPDDPELVADRQRARRLTSEYGDTAPDETDRRRDLLAELFGEVGAGAAVEPPFRCDYGYNIRVGDAFYANVDCVVLDVAPVTFGDHCKLGPGVHVYTATHPLDAEARRGSESGEAVAVGDDVWIGGRAVLNPGVTVGDRAVVGSGAVVTSDVPADTVVGGNPARTIRKLE
- a CDS encoding NifU family protein, giving the protein MSDLAERVETWMVGQMPIIQMHGGTSVVREADPEEGVVVVELGGTCSGCGISDITAQNIKRDLIMDFDEVDEVHVKVPDTGDMGSSTVEGGRGGDLQFSSESADHF